Genomic segment of Panicum virgatum strain AP13 chromosome 9N, P.virgatum_v5, whole genome shotgun sequence:
CCCCTCAGACACTGCATATATAAAAACTCTCTAGCATAATGTTGCTTGGAGGGTCCAAGAAAGACCACACGATGTGTCGATGTGTGAGGCTGGGTTTAGTTGATATAATACGTTGATATGTGTAGATAATCCTCTGCAAATATTTGATTATGGAGGTATCACTTTGTGTATCATTAATGAAAGGAAACTCAGACTATGGTTTTTATTGCAAGTTGTTGAACAAATAAGCAAAATTGGAATACTATGATGGATGCCACAACCTATTCATATTGCTTTCATGTGCAAGAACACCAAGTTACACTTTCAACTTGATGTGTCAGATCACTATGCAATCAATGTCCTCAGAAAAGATTTGATGATTGTATGATCTATCTCTATGTGGGGCAGTGAGAGAAATAAAGGACACCTCAAATTGTTTTCTTCTACTACTGTGATAAAGATATATCACTTTGAACCGAGGAGCATTGCATGCGGACCAATGTGCAATCAATGTCCCCATATGAGAGAAGATCCGATGATTGTATGATCTATCTATACGTGGAAACATTAAAAGATTGCAATTTCTTTTCTTCTAGTGTTACTAGAAAGACATGTCACTTTGTTTGTTTGAACCTAGAAGTACTACATGATTTATCGTCAATGGTACCAAATCACTATGCAATCAATGTACCAACTTGTGAAAAGATAGAATTTATCTCTATGCGCCGCAAGCTAttaatttgttttcttcttcttctgctatGATAAGGGAGATATCACTTCAAATGGAGGAGCATCACATAAGTTATCACAAGCCGTACTAGATTAGTATGCACTCGTATGATCTATCTCTATGTGTGAAAAATATAGTATTACCACATGCTATTAATATATCCTTTTCTTGTATTATGATAAAAGAGATATCACTTTGATCCGAAGTATCACATGATTTGTCACAAATATTAATGGAACTATGCAATCAATCTTTACATTTGAGAAAAACATACAAGTATATCTCTATGCGAGAGCAATAAAGGgttgcaatatttattttcttctacTACTATGATATAGAGATATCATTTGGAGGGGAAAAAGGCACAATAATTGTATAATCCATCTCTACGCATAAGAAAGGATTGCCACCTGCCATCAATTTCTTTTCTTCAACTATTATGATTAAGAGATATCATTTCCACACAATAGTATGGGGAAGGAAAAAATAgaccatctccaagagtttcttATACTTCAGTTGGAAAAGAGATTGAGAGTCACAATATGGTGCATATTTTTTAGCACAAAGATGAGGAATAGGCCAATTGTTAGGAGACGAGGAATTAGAATAGGGAACCATTGGggaggttttttttctttttttccaaaaaaaaaatcggaaACTGCATAGAAGGGTGTGGGGTTATGCCGAGAAGGGCATTACGGTAACTCTATATTTCTCAGTTTCTTTTAGACTGCTAATCCGCTTCTATAAAAGGATAAGCTCCTTGAGCAAGCAAAAGCCCACAGaacgagggaggaggaggcgacttcatACTGCTCCCTCGCCGTCTTTCCCTCAATCTCTCGACCTTCCCAGCTGCCGGCAATCGCTGGGCCACGCGCAGCCGCAGGGAACCCCCACGCCATGGCCTTTCAGGGGAAGAAGCTCATCAACAACCCCGACGGTAACAGCCTGCTCCTTCCTTCCCCCATTTCTCGCTAAATTTCGGTCAGTTTTTCTTCGATTGGTAGGGTTTAATCGCATTGGATGGTTCCGGCGGGGCTTCGTTTTGGTTTATTTTTGCAGATGTAGTGACGGAGTTTATCGAGGGGCTGGTGGAAACTTACCCGGGCCTGCAGTACCTGGACGGGTTCCCTCAGGTGATATTTCGCATTAGGGAACAATTTGGAGCTGTTTCGGGAAGCCTTAAGTGACGAATCTCCCCTGAAACCTGTGCAGATTAAGGTCGTTCTTCGTGCTGATGTAGAGCGTGGCGCCTATGATAAGGTTGCTGTCATTTCAGGTAATTTTCCAACTTCCAAGGATCGAACTGTGCTTTTGTTCTAATTGCATTGGCATATGATGGTTAGTTCCTGACTTCCTGTGTTATGTCAAACATATGAAATGCCACGGAATTGCCCTGTTTCGAGTATCAGATATGGTATAATCTAacttggaaatatttttttattagatTGAAGTATTATGATTATTAGTAGAGCTGTTTGCCTGCTTCCATATGCTCGTTACCCTTTTTAAAAAAGAATTGGCTAGATCTACTTTGTTTTTTTTACCTCCCATGGTAGTTGGGCTAGTTGTTTTGATTTGGATTTATGTATACTGTTGGACTGCGCTTTGGAGATAATACTGCTGGAGGAGGAATATGGGACAGTGTAGCCCATGCAGCCAATACATTCCATGGCAGTATCATAGACTTGTCAATTAGGAACTTCTTCTAAAAAAGAATCTTCACTATTAACTTTCACCACAGATGGTTCCTTGGATATTTCCATTTGTTCATGTCATGTTCAACTAATTGTAGCACCACTTTTTTCATAGGTGGTGGAAGTGGCCATGAGCCTGCCCATGCTGGGTTTGTTGGGCCAGGGATGTTGACCGCTGCTGTTTCTGGAGATGTTTTCGCTTCTCCGCCTGTGGATTCTATTTTAGCTGTATGTTTATTTTTGTATAATTCTCTCTAGCTTCTGTTGCTTAAATCATCTCCTAACTGACATTGAACTACATCTTCTCATTCTTATTGTAGGCTATTCGAGCTGTAACTGGTCCTATGGGGTGCCTTCTGATAGTAAAGGTAGTCTCACTTTGATATCaattttaaaaattcaaatCGTGATCTAAGAGGGATCTTTTAGCGCACAAGCAGATCGTGCGTTCTGAATACCTGATGCTTTGGGATTGTGCATTGTTTCTTTATTACCACATTAACTTTATGCTAGCACTTCCTCCACCTATTGTCCTGTATTTGTGTGTAAACTGGCAGTAATGGATAGAGTGGAGGGAGAAGATTTGCTTCTCTTAATATACTAGGGAAAATGGCAGGACGTCTCTGTATGTATTTTGAAATGGCTGGCTATTTGATGGCTATTCATGCTTGATGTAGTGATACTGTTTTCCCCCCAATATTTTAATCTGTAAATGCTCCTTTCTGTTCCACTTTATATGTGTAAACTGTAGGCATTGCACTACTCTCATCTTACAGTTGCGTTTCTTTTTCACCTTCAACTGCCAAACATTCGCAGAACTACACTGGTGATAGACTTAATTTTGGATTAGCTGCTGAGCAGGCAAAATCTGAAGGCTATAAGATGGAGGTTGATCAACACACTTTACTATGTTCCTATAGCAGATCAcattcattttattaattatttaACGTTTATCCTTCACTTGTAGATGGTTATTGTTGGAGATGATTGTGCCCTTCCCCCACCTAGAGGGATAGCTGGTAGGAGAGGTTTAGCCGGAACAGTTCTTGTGCATAAGGTATTTTATTGTTGCTATTGTATTTTATATCCTAGATTCTGCTCTTAGGCATCATCTCAGTTACTGGCATGTGGCATGTTACATtcgtttactcagcaaagctgaCCTGAGAAGATCTCTTTTGATTCAACTTATCCGTTCTTCATGCAAGCAACATTTTCCCTCTAATTTGACTAGCATTGCACTATGCTTGCCTAAAATAATGGGGAGCGCCTTTTAAGTAAACTGATGTAGTATTTATGTGTGCAGACAGTAAATAATACTAGCTAATAGCTATCTTCTCAACTAGCATTGAAGATGTACTGCATGTTCATGAAACACACGTTTCTAATCTAATCTAGTctgcaccattctttttctgttGGAATAAATTCTGGCACTGTGCTGCATGGATGTCAATCATGAAGCAATCAATGTTTTCTTGTAAAatttcttcttgtttttttatGTTAAGTTTGTTTGATCTGCAGATTGCTGGGGCTGCAGCAGATGCTGGTTTATCTCTTGCAGATGTTGCCGCAGAGGCAAAACATGCATCTGAGGTTGTTGGTACAATGGGAGTTGCACTTTCTGTTTGCACATTGCCTGGGCAAGTAACATCGGATCGTTTGGGTCCAAAGCAAATGGAGCTTGGCCTTGGAATTGTAAGTTTGAACCACATCTGTTGTTATACTTTTATATTACTGTATTAGCATACATGGATATAGTTGGGAGCTTTTGTGCATTAATGTTTCTTTTCTACATATCTGAGAACTGTAAATCTGTAATAACAAACATATATTTGTTTCCAGCATGGGGAGCCTGGTGTTGCTGTTGTTGAGCTCCAGCCAGTTGATGTAGTGGTTGAACATGTTCTTAAGCAGATACTGTCACAGGTAAGTTTTTGATTTACCATTTTGTTGGGCcctttatttattttcacctatTTGTCTTGGTTGATCAATATTCAAATTCTATATTATGTCCTGCATTGCAGGCACATAGATTGCTACAATTCTCTAATCATGTTTCTCTGTTTAATTTCAACACTTTATTTTCCATTATTTGTGAAGTCCAACATTGAACTGTATTTAGTGTTTGGTTAGCTGTTTTGAAAGGTGAAAACTATAGCTTGTCTCGGCTttgaaattctttttttttagatagGTCTTTTCAACAAAAAGGTAGGTAATTTATTTACTAAGAAAAAGGCGTTACAGGAGAGGCAAAGATGAGAATGGGGTGGGAGATGAATTACGGGAATGGAGACTAATCCTCTCCTTCCCCTTAAGTGAATCACTGCCTACCAGTCTCGGACGCTCAGTAACTGCACTATGTAAAAAGGGAACTTTCTACTGCAGCTTGAGTtgcttttaattattcattTGGTGGCCTTGCATCCTTGCAGGAAACTCAGTATCTTCCTATCACAAGGGGGAGCAATGCTGTTCTCCTAATCAATGGGTAATATACATCTGAACATTTCCTGTGGCTCTTTAAAATGAATAATATTTGTGGAGTCAGTACTAACACAAATTGAACGTGGGGAGGTTAATTGTATGTTGATGTTTTCCCTATTTCTACTTTTTGCATCTTTCATGATTATATCTGGTGCTCATGTTCAATCTTGGTTAGTTGGTTTTAGCTATCTTATTACCCATTCATGTTATGGGTTATTGTGAAAGTTGTTTCTGCAAACTTATCCTGAGTATACAACGCTAGCCATGAAGCAGTTGAAAAAATTATGAGTATCTTTCATTAGGAGATTTCTGCTTCCTTCCCTGCTGGTCATACGCCAAAGGGACCTGCTTAAATGTTGCATATCGAATTATCGATATCACTTGTACAGAGTTCATCCTGTGTCATGGATAAATCCTTTGTTTACTGGTGGTGGGGATCCATTTTGATTCCTGAAAGGTTACTTAGTGTTGTACCATCTGTGTAGCTGTTCATTCTATGATTTTGATAGGATAGAGACTCGAAATAGCTGGTTCTACATTAATTTAGCTAGTTCTTATTACAAAAGTGTCTATCTTTCTGACAGCATGTTTATGATACAGTCTACCATATGAAGTCCTACTTAAATATAAAATCCACATTTTTTCTATCTTGATCTCTTTGAAAGTGCTACATTACGTTTATCAACATATATATTTCCCTTCTCTTTGCTGTTTACCCTGAATTGAGTGCAGTTTGTTGCTTTGTTGTTTAACCTCATATCTGGTATACAGATTAGGAGCCACTCCTATCATGGAACTTATGATTGCAGCAAGAAAAGCAGTTCCTGAATTACAATTGGAGTATGGAATTGCTGTTGACAGGGTCTACACTGGCACACTTATGACGTCACTTGAAATGGCTGGTCAGTTTTTGAGTGATCTTTCTGAAATGACCATGTAGACGAGTTTTGTCATCTCTTACTTCAGTTAACATGATTTGACCAAATATCATAAACATTAATTGGTACTCCACACAcccatgaaagaaaatgctttaTGTATTCATTATCATCCGCTATACTAGTAGTGAGTGGAATTCTTTATCTAACCACAATGCATACCTCAGCATGTGTTGTTGACACACTCTCAAATTAACTGGTCTGTGGGCAATATTGTTTCACTTTTTTTACATTTGCAGGATTATCTATCACCATTATGAAGTCTGATGAAAACATTTTGAAGAGACTTGATGCTCCCACTAAAGCTCCGGCTTGGCCTGTTGGTTCTGAAGGTAACTATCATGGTCATGGCAACAAAATCAAATGATGTGTTGGATTTCACAAATTACTTGATATCAAGGTGTCAGAATCCCAGGCATTTTGCATCTGCCTTTAGCTAGTATTCTCTAGCGATGCTTTGGAAGCTTGAATCCAGTGCTCTAAAAGGTGCTAGGTCTTAGGTGAGTGGCGTGCCTAGTGGATAATTGGATGACTAGGTCACGTCTTTGCTGGATGACTAGCTATCAGAACCTTTTGATTTTAAATCACTTTTTCTGAACTTTTAaatcttttttttctgaacTTAATGTTGATCACTTGACTATAGGAAACCGCCCACCAGCAAAGTTTCCTGTTCCTGTACCACCATCACCTTCAATGAAGGATGACGAGGTAAAACAAAATCCCTATTTGGATTTTCTTTTACTGTTTGTTCTCAGATCATCTGTTCCCTTGTGATCTAATGTGGAATTATGCAAGAAATCCAACTAGCTGTCTACTGTTTCTGTAGTGGTTATGGGTGTCAACTTTTTAGTTACAGTTATACGGTATTGCTTCATGAAACTTTTGTTGGTGTGTATAGtttaggcccatctagaggcctatGTACAGGCTACTATATTACCCACCcattagggtttggaggaatacagaaAATCCAATCCCAAACAACTTTAGTCAAAACTATTATGCTACGCGACTTTTTTATAATCACGCTGGAGATGCACGGCCATCAGTTGCCTCTTGCAGTCCCTTAGCTATGAAGATTTTATTATTGTTTGCAGATTCTTAATCAACCTCAAGAGTTGAGCAAGCAAGGGTGTATCCTGGAGGCTGCTATTGAAGCAAGTGCTACAGAAATTATCAATCTGAAGGACATCCTGAATGAATGGGACAATAAAGTGGGCGATGGTGACTGTGGAACCACAGTGAGTCAGTTGTTTATCAATTCTATGCTTATTTGACTATTGCCGTTTTAAGATTGAATATGTCAGTGCTGTTTTTTCAGATGTATAGAGGAGCAACAGCTATACTTGAAGATATGAAAAAGCGGTAAGTTAAAAGTATTTCAAAATATTGTTGAGAACTTTTTAATTTTATTCTTGAAATCTAGATAAGAAATACAGTGATTAAGCTGCTGACATGTGATAGAATACCATATATGAACTACGACATTATTTACTAACTTCAATACATTTTGAATTCTAAGTTTGGTTCCTGTCCAGTGGAATGATACATGATGATGAGTGTTTCTTTAGTAGTATTATAGATTCATTCCCGACCAGTGGGATTTTTATGTGTCATTTTCCTGATAGTATAGTTGGGTTAGCTAGTTTTATGATACAATTCTAGCTGCGAAAGGGTGCCTAGCCggattggttaggtggcctcagtagcactcatcaggtcctgggttcgactcccggtgGGAGtgaatttcaggctgaggttaaaaaaatcccctcgcctgcCTACACGCCAAAACACATGGAAATAGGTCCTGGCTCACCCCGGCCCGCTCTCACATGGGTTACGGTATGAGTTACGACGCCCTTGTGTAAGGGTGGGgccaggggttcgggggttttctcggcctGTGTGAGAGGTCTTCTTACATTAATGCCCGGGGGGCGGCTTGCCTCtcgcaggtcgagtttttttttatgaTACAATTGTAGCTTATTTCTGTCAtgtaaaatttgaccaaaatttaGTGCATTTGTCTCTGTGCCAGTTACCCTATGAATGATGCAGCTGGAACAATAAATGAAATCGGGGCTACAATCCGAAGGGTGATGGGTGGAACAAGTGGAATCTTGTATGATATTTGTTCTATCTGTGCCCATGGTTTCCTTATTGAATGTATGATTCCTACTAAGTAAACTTACAGTTCCTAATTTACTGCAGGTATGATATACTCTTCAAGGCTGCATATACAAGCTTAAAACAGAGCAAAACTGTTACTGCAAATGAATGTAAGAAATGTGCTTGATCTTTCTGTCCATATACCATGAATTTTACGCATACCGAATAGATCTTGCTGCTTTTCTGCAGGGGCTGATGCTTTAGAGGCCTCTGTTGCTGCTGTTAGCAAGTATGGTGGTGCCAGCGCAGGATACCGCACAATGTTGGATGCCCTAATTCCTGCTTCTACTGTGCTGAAACAGGTTTCTTCTTGATTCTATTTCTCTTTCTTCAATTGTCCATGGTTTTCTGAAAAACTTACCGTGCTGAGCAGAGACTTAAGGCTGGGGAGGATCCTGTGACTGCCTTCATCGCATCTTCTGAAGCAGCATCAGCTGGTGCTGAATCCACTAAACAGATGCAGGCAAAGGTATATATTCGCACTCCTACTCCACATCTTTTACGCTTCTGATTATTAAACAGAAATACTCCTATTTCCTTCTATAATTCGGATGGCACTTGCAGGCTGGACGGTCATCATACATCGCTCCAGACCTCCTGGTGTCAGTCCCTGATCCAGGAGCAATGGCTGCAGCTGCCTGGTACCGAGCTGCTGCTCTTGCAGTGAAGAACAAGCTGCACGGTTCAAAGAGCTAGTAGCGTCTGATCTGCTTCAATACCATACTGACAGGAAGAATGGCCGGGGCATTTTCTCACCCCCACACTTCGATTTGGTTTCCGCTTGTGCTTTGCATGAGCCGAGAAAGAGACTTCCGTATTGTTTCACCCTTCTCACATCGTACAAAGAGATGGTCAATGAGTTTGTAGACGCTACAAGTTAAGTGAAACCATGCTTTTGCACTGCCCGTGATACCTTCGCTTGCTTTTGGTGGTGGTAATGATCGTGGTTCATCTTGATCGAGCGGTGGTATGTAACTCGTAACGACTTCGTTGTGCGTGAATGTTTCGAATTTGTTTCTTTGGACTTGTCTTTGTAAACACCTCGAGGGTAGAGAACTACAAATTCAAAACTAGAGCGTACCCAATTTATTTCGTGGTCAGCTTCGTAGCACGTAAACGAAATATTGAAATGAAGAATCGGATGATTCAAACCAGCACGCCCAAACATTGTCAGCAGAAGGGCACCATCGTAATATCACACCAATACGTCCAAACACTTGTCGCCATCTcttcgacgacggcgacgaggcaAAGCGCCACGCCACTCTGCCCCCGCGGGGAGCACCAGAAAAGCATCTGTGCTGAGCACCCCACTGCGTGTTTTTGGCTTCCCGTGACATCCGCGGCGACGCGCCTGCGCTTCCGGTCAGCACACGGGGGCACCCATGGCGGCGCGGGGGAAGAAGCTCATCAACGATCCCAACGGTACGACGCCGCCGCTTCCTTCTCGTTCGCGTTGAATTCTCGGGCTGCTTCGACGGCCCCCGCGAAATTCCGGGGAACCTGATGGGTTTTGAGTTTTGAGGCGCAGATGTGGTGACGCAGTTCATTGAGGGCTTGGCCGAGACGTACCCCGGGCTACAGTACCTGGACGGGTTCCCCGAGGTGTGAGGCGACGCGGTTGAATTCTAAACGGCGGCCGCCGCTTCCGCACCCAATAATTTTATTTGTGGTTGCTGCGATTAATTTTGCGCTCGGGTGTGCAGATCAAGGTGGTTCTCCGCTCCGATGTCGTGGTCGGGACGTACGATAAGGTTGCTGTTATTTGCGGTAATCATGCTCACCTCGGAACTTTTATGTGCGTCAATTTCACTTTTGGACTCAGGCCGATGATCAGGCTAGGATTCGGTGGTAATCGAGGGTAGAGCAGTGTATAGTTTGCTGATGAACctgactgattttttttttgcagttgaTAATTTCGTGCAGTAACTGGCAAGTTTTAACGATCATGCACTAGTACTAGGCTGATATTTGATGATATTTTGTGTAGTTGCTTATACTTTGTAGTTTTGGTTCTGGCGTGCATGATAGCTTATTATGTCTAAAATATCAAATCGGATACTGTGCTGTCTGCCAAACTATTAagaccttgtttagatgcaaaattcaaaattccaaaactatattacggcacatgcatagagtattaaatctaaacaaaataaaaaactaattgcatagtttgcttgtaaattacaagacgaatctaatgaacataactagatcatgattagacaataaattgctacagtaaaactATAGTAAACATgcgctaatgatggattaattagtcttagaaaatttgtctcgtagttacagatgagttctgtaattagttttgcgattagtctatgtttagtacttcaaatgtgcaaagattctatttcaaaaactttacacggATCATCTATACAAGGTCTAAAGCATGTTTTCTAGAGTCGCTGGATGTGGAACAGTGCAATCCTCCTCACAGAGTATAATATTGATATTTGCTAGGAAGTTATAAACTGCTTAAGTGAAGATGTGAGGTACTTTGAATTTTAAGCATCTATGCTTGGAGAGCTGAAGAGTGATCTTGCTAGATGGAATGGCATTATGTGCTCTCACGTGCTATCCTTGATTATTTAATTCCTTTCATGTGTTCAAACTGTGGTTCGATAGTTGTCTAGTCagatttctctcttttttttcccagtAAAATGTTAAAAAGTTTAATGGCAACTCTCCATTTTCCTGCTGGCTAAAAATATCAACTAATGTGAGGTGGTTTGATAACTTGTTTCTTCATGCAGGAGGTGGAAGTGGTCATGAACCAGCCCATGGTGGATTTGTTGGTCAAGGAATGCTGACTGCTGCTGTTTCTGGAGATGTTTTCACTTCTCCACCTGTCAACTCTATTTTGGCTGTATGCTCCTTCTCAAAATGCTTCTAGAGAACTGAAAAATCACTTGGATTTCAGAACTTCCATGCTGTGTTCTGAATTCTAATACTGCAGGCTATCCGAGCTGTAACAGGTCCTAAGGGCTGTCTTTTAGTAGTAACGGTACTTGCCTTTACAACCACTTTCATGTATTACAAATTTATGTCAAATGATAATGGGGGACTTTAATAGGAACACCCATAGTGCAACGGGTTAATACATCTGTAATTTTTTTGCTGGTGGCATGCCACAGCTTCTACTTAGTACATGTTCAATTGAATATATAAACACCCTTCTTAAATACAGAATTACACGGGCGAC
This window contains:
- the LOC120693526 gene encoding putative 3,4-dihydroxy-2-butanone kinase; the protein is MAFQGKKLINNPDDVVTEFIEGLVETYPGLQYLDGFPQIKVVLRADVERGAYDKVAVISGGGSGHEPAHAGFVGPGMLTAAVSGDVFASPPVDSILAAIRAVTGPMGCLLIVKNYTGDRLNFGLAAEQAKSEGYKMEMVIVGDDCALPPPRGIAGRRGLAGTVLVHKIAGAAADAGLSLADVAAEAKHASEVVGTMGVALSVCTLPGQVTSDRLGPKQMELGLGIHGEPGVAVVELQPVDVVVEHVLKQILSQETQYLPITRGSNAVLLINGLGATPIMELMIAARKAVPELQLEYGIAVDRVYTGTLMTSLEMAGLSITIMKSDENILKRLDAPTKAPAWPVGSEGNRPPAKFPVPVPPSPSMKDDEILNQPQELSKQGCILEAAIEASATEIINLKDILNEWDNKVGDGDCGTTMYRGATAILEDMKKRYPMNDAAGTINEIGATIRRVMGGTSGILYDILFKAAYTSLKQSKTVTANEWADALEASVAAVSKYGGASAGYRTMLDALIPASTVLKQRLKAGEDPVTAFIASSEAASAGAESTKQMQAKAGRSSYIAPDLLVSVPDPGAMAAAAWYRAAALAVKNKLHGSKS